In one Nitrososphaera viennensis EN76 genomic region, the following are encoded:
- the lysS gene encoding lysine--tRNA ligase — translation MNEEEDNHNQQQIVIGKGTWLDKVADTLIKREKKLGRKLDLIRVESGLGASGIPHIGSMGDAVRAYGIALALQNMGYRAELIAYSDDMDGLRKIPAGLPDWLKDHIARPVSEIPDPFGSCHASYGAHMSSLLLDGLDRAGIKYRFQSGREAYKSGKLVSQIDRILQSSEKLGKKIAEFVGQDKYVSVLPYFPVCSSCGRLYTAAAEKYLPDEKKVTYTCKGSRIGKNEVPGCGHRGEADITKGEGKLAWKVEFAARWQAFDVRFEAYGKDIMDSVRVNDWVCDEILGHPHPLHVKYEMFLDKSGKKISKSAGNVLTPQMWLRYGTPESILLLLFKRIAGTHHVGLEDVPALMDEYDSYEDLYFGKVKEDNPAKLTKIKGIYEYINKLDPPKQPAPHALYRFLVQQASIYPSDPDRLEKVFSRLVKYGMVKEKGDAIMRKIQLAANWADDNASQHEEKFEVQLTDSQKKAVTDLLGVLGEFAGVQETPENAKALQSRVFDIARANGMEPKELFTLLYRMFLNADRGPRIGNYFLDLGYERASSVLKRYL, via the coding sequence ATGAATGAAGAAGAAGATAATCATAATCAGCAGCAGATAGTGATTGGCAAGGGCACGTGGCTTGACAAGGTAGCGGACACGCTGATAAAGAGGGAAAAAAAGCTGGGCCGCAAACTCGATCTTATCCGGGTGGAAAGCGGCCTTGGAGCCTCCGGCATCCCGCACATTGGAAGCATGGGAGACGCCGTCAGGGCGTACGGGATTGCACTTGCGCTACAGAACATGGGCTACAGAGCTGAGCTGATTGCTTACTCAGACGACATGGACGGCCTGCGCAAGATACCCGCCGGCCTTCCCGACTGGCTCAAGGACCACATCGCAAGGCCAGTTTCGGAAATCCCTGATCCTTTCGGCAGCTGCCACGCGTCGTACGGCGCGCACATGAGCAGCCTTCTCCTTGACGGCCTTGACAGGGCCGGGATAAAATACCGCTTCCAGAGCGGACGTGAAGCCTACAAGTCTGGAAAACTCGTCAGCCAGATAGACAGGATACTGCAGAGCAGCGAAAAGCTGGGCAAAAAGATAGCCGAGTTTGTGGGGCAGGACAAGTACGTGAGCGTGCTCCCCTATTTTCCCGTATGTTCCAGTTGCGGCCGGCTGTACACGGCGGCCGCAGAAAAGTACCTTCCTGATGAAAAGAAAGTGACGTACACATGCAAGGGGAGCAGGATAGGCAAGAACGAGGTCCCCGGCTGCGGCCACAGGGGCGAGGCCGACATTACAAAAGGCGAGGGCAAGCTTGCGTGGAAGGTCGAGTTTGCCGCGCGCTGGCAGGCGTTTGACGTCCGCTTTGAGGCGTACGGCAAGGACATCATGGACTCGGTGCGCGTAAACGACTGGGTCTGCGACGAGATACTGGGGCACCCCCATCCGCTGCACGTGAAATACGAAATGTTCCTTGACAAGTCGGGCAAAAAGATAAGCAAGTCTGCCGGCAACGTGCTGACGCCGCAGATGTGGCTGAGGTACGGCACGCCGGAATCGATACTGCTGTTGCTGTTCAAGCGCATCGCCGGCACGCACCACGTCGGGCTTGAAGACGTGCCGGCTTTGATGGACGAGTACGACTCGTACGAGGATCTCTACTTTGGCAAGGTAAAGGAGGACAACCCTGCGAAACTGACCAAGATAAAGGGCATATACGAATACATCAACAAGCTGGACCCGCCAAAGCAGCCAGCGCCGCACGCGCTCTATCGCTTTCTTGTACAGCAGGCGTCGATATACCCAAGCGACCCGGACAGGCTTGAAAAGGTGTTTTCCCGCCTTGTAAAATATGGCATGGTCAAGGAAAAGGGCGACGCGATAATGCGCAAGATCCAACTTGCCGCAAACTGGGCGGACGACAACGCCAGCCAGCACGAAGAAAAGTTCGAGGTGCAGCTGACAGACAGCCAGAAAAAAGCAGTAACTGATCTTCTTGGCGTGCTTGGCGAGTTTGCAGGCGTGCAAGAGACGCCGGAAAACGCCAAGGCCCTCCAGTCAAGGGTGTTTGACATTGCCCGGGCAAACGGCATGGAGCCAAAAGAGCTGTTCACGCTGCTGTACAGGATGTTCCTGAACGCCGACAGGGGTCCGAGGATTGGCAACTATTTCCTCGATCTGGGTTATGAGCGCGCGTCCTCTGTGCTAAAGCGCTACCTCTAG